A window of the Gossypium arboreum isolate Shixiya-1 chromosome 2, ASM2569848v2, whole genome shotgun sequence genome harbors these coding sequences:
- the LOC108466855 gene encoding receptor-like protein 7 — MRTSLFSLLFFYSFVSVMFTVDVLLVSAQCQSDQSRLLLQLESNFSYDHTSLGKLVPVKWNQNTDCCYWDGVSCDEGGHVIGLDLNSRSIASSVDDSSSLFRLQHLQWLNLAYNEFKPAFPTAFDKLENLSNLNLSYAGFEGQIPIEISRLTRLVTLDLSVSSLLGRSLKLEKPNLDMLVQNLTRLRFLYLDGVNISATGNEWCKALLPLTELQELSMSRCYLSGPIHSSLSNLRSLSVIRLDNNNLSASVPQFFTEFENLTSLRLSATRLRGRLPEEIFQIPTLQILDLSTNKLLEGSFPNFPLNASLRTLALSGTNYGGQVPESIGNLEQLTRIELATCNFSGAIPKTMKKLTQLVYLDFSFNRFSGPIPSFSSARNLIYLSLSYNQLNGGIHSTDWSSLSKLEIVYLGNNKLSGTIPPALFCIPSLRGLHLYQNQFKGNLNDLHGKASLLLEDLDLSSNKLQGQFPMSVFELHGLKLLSLSSNNYSGSIPMSAFQNLRNLSYLDLSYNRLSIDATDTNISSLSFPTIVTLKLTSCNLTEFPDFLKYQSRLSYLDLSNNQIQGKIPNWIWKVRSLGYLNLSQNFLVEFDRSLKNINSTLNVLDLHGNQLQGQIQILPPYAIYLDYSNNNFSSVLPAQLLQFAYFFSVSGNNFNGSIPKSICSSLYLKVLDMSYNYLSGSIPKCLTQMSASLGVLNLRGNNLSGIISDTFPESCKLQTLDLNQNRLEGKVPESLGNCKELEVVDIGNNQISGSFPCHLENISKLRVLVLRSNKFNGSIHCHKNNTSWPMLQIVDLACNNFSGKLHQTWLATWQGMQVVEDEAQSKVKYIQFQFLEYGPNHYQDAITVTIKGLEWELVKILTVFTTIDISCNNFEGPIPEVIGTFKELYGLNFSHNAFTGPMPSYLGNLRQLESLDLSSNYLSGEIPLQLVNLNFLSFLNVSNNKLVGQIPTGTQLQTFSKASFENNPGLYGPPLTVKYVNVSRPKNDSPSDSETESIIDWNHLSVEIGFIFGLGIIIVPLIYWKRWRIWYFERIHRALSRLFPRLGRETKKHGRRANRNQRRRL, encoded by the coding sequence ATGAGGACGTCACTCTTTTCATTGCTTTTCTTTTACTCTTTTGTATCGGTTATGTTTACTGTCGATGTGCTTTTGGTTTCGGCTCAATGTCAAAGTGATCAGAGTCGGTTGTTGCTTCAACTTGAAAGCAACTTCAGCTACGATCATACTTCATTAGGAAAGCTGGTGCCGGTGAAATGGAATCAAAACACAGATTGCTGTTACTGGGATGGTGTAAGTTGCGATGAAGGTGGTCATGTTATCGGTCTTGACTTGAACAGCAGATCAATTGCAAGTTCAGTTGACGATTCAAGTAGTCTTTTCCGTCTTCAACATCTTCAGTGGCTCAATTTGGCTTATAACGAATTCAAGCCAGCTTTTCCTACTGCGTTTGATAAGCTGGAGAATTTGAGTAATCTTAACTTGTCCTATGCTGGCTTTGAAGGACAAATTCCAATAGAGATATCACGCTTGACAAGGTTGGTCACTCTTGATTTATCTGTATCTTCACTTCTTGGAAGATCATTGAAACTTGAGAAGCCAAACCTAGATATGCTTGTTCAAAATCTCACGAGGCTGAGATTTCTCTATCTTGATGGAGTAAATATATCAGCTACGGGGAACGAGTGGTGCAAGGCTTTATTGCCGCTGACTGAGTTGCAAGAATTGAGCATGTCCCGCTGTTATCTATCGGGACCTATACATTCTTCACTTTCCAATCTCCGATCTCTCTCGGTAATTCGCTTGGACAATAACAATTTGTCGGCTTCAGTTCCACAATTCTTTACAGAATTTGAAAATTTGACTTCCCTTCGTCTTAGTGCCACTAGGTTGCGTGGAAGACTGCCAGAAGAAATTTTCCAGATACCTACATTGCAAATTCTTGATTTGTCAACCAACAAATTACTCGAAGGTTCATTTCCAAATTTTCCTCTCAATGCTTCTCTTCGAACTCTCGCACTTAGTGGCACAAATTATGGGGGGCAAGTACCAGAATCTATTGGTAACCTTGAGCAATTGACAAGAATAGAGCTTGCGACTTGCAATTTCAGTGGAGCCATACCCAAAACAATGAAGAAACTTACCCAACTTGTGTATCTGGATTTTTCCTTTAACCGTTTTTCTGGTCCAATACCATCATTCTCATCAGCCAGAAATCTTATATACCTAAGCCTTAGTTATAATCAGTTAAATGGTGGAATTCATTCCACTGATTGGTCAAGTCTTTCTAAGCTAGAAATTGTTTACTTAGGAAACAACAAGTTAAGTGGAACCATTCCACCGGCTTTGTTTTGCATTCCATCACTGCGTGGACTTCACCTTTATCAAAACCAATTCAAGGGTAACCTTAATGACCTTCATGGTAAGGCCTCTTTATTGCTTGAGGACCTTGATCTTAGTAGCAACAAGTTACAAGGGCAATTCCCAATGTCTGTGTTTGAACTCCATGGTCTGAAGTTGCTATCCCTTTCTTCAAACAACTACAGTGGCTCGATACCAATGAGTGCCTTTCAGAACTTGAGGAATCTTTCTTACCTTGATCTCTCATATAACAGGTTGTCTATTGATGCCACTGATACTAATATTTCCTCACTTTCTTTCCCTACCATCGTCACATTGAAGTTGACATCTTGCAACTTAACGGAGTTCCCTGATTTCTTGAAATATCAGTCTAGATTATCATATCTAGACCTTTCAAACAACCAGATTCAAGGGAAAATACCGAATTGGATTTGGAAAGTGAGAAGCCTTGGATACCTAAATCTTTCTCAAAACTTCCTTGTAGAATTTGATAGATCTTTGAAGAATATAAATTCTACTCTCAATGTTTTGGACCTGCATGGCAATCAATTGCAAGGGCAAATCCAAATTCTTCCACCATATGCCATTTATTTGGATTACTCAAACAACAATTTCAGCTCTGTTTTACCAGCTCAGCTCCTCCAGTTTGCTTATTTCTTCTCTGTCTCAGGCAATAACTTCAATGGGAGTATTCCCAAGTCGATATGCAGTAGCTTATATCTCAAAGTACTTGATATGTCTTATAATTACTTGAGTGGGTCAATTCCTAAATGCCTGACTCAAATGAGTGCATCTCTTGGAGTACTGAATCTAAGGGGAAACAACCTCAGTGGCATCATTTCCGACACTTTTCCAGAAAGTTGTAAGTTGCAAACTCTAGATCTCAATCAGAACCGATTGGAAGGAAAGGTTCCAGAATCATTGGGGAATTGCAAAGAGCTGGAGGTTGTAGACATTGGCAACAATCAGATCAGTGGCAGCTTCCCATGCCATTTGGAGAATATATCCAAGTTGCGTGTCCTTGTTTTACGATCTAACAAATTCAACGGCAGTATTCATTGTCACAAGAACAATACCAGCTGGCCAATGCTTCAGATTGTTGACTTAGCATGCAATAATTTTAGTGGTAAACTGCATCAAACATGGTTGGCGACCTGGCAGGGTATGCAGGTTGTCGAGGATGAAGCCCAATCAAAGGTCAAATATATTCAGTTCCAATTTCTGGAATACGGTCCAAATCACTATCAAGATGCAATAACAGTTACCATCAAAGGTTTAGAGTGGGAGCTGGTGAAGATCCTAACCGTGTTCACCACCATTGACATTTCTTGTAACAACTTTGAAGGGCCAATACCAGAGGTCATTGGAACATTCAAAGAACTTTATGGTCTTAACTTTTCACATAATGCTTTCACAGGGCCAATGCCATCATATTTAGGGAACCTGCGACAGCTTGAGTCCTTGGACCTCTCAAGTAATTACTTAAGTGGTGAGATCCCATTGCAGCTTGTAaacctcaatttcctttcatttcttaaCGTCTCGAACAATAAGCTAGTTGGACAGATCCCAACTGGCACCCAGCTTCAAACGTTTTCAAAAGCTTCATTTGAGAACAACCCTGGATTGTATGGGCCTCCTCTAACAGTAAAGTATGTAAATGTATCTCGACCTAAAAATGATAGCCCTTCAGATTCTGAGACAGAGAGCATTATAGACTGGAATCATTTAAGTGTCGAGATAGGGTTTATCTTTGGGTTGGGAATTATCATTGTACCTCTAATCTATTGGAAGAGATGGAGGATCTGGTATTTCGAGCGTATCCATCGTGCTCTCTCCAGGCTTTTCCCTCGTCTTGGTCGTGAAACAAAAAAGCACGGGAGAAGAGCTAACCGGAACCAAAGGAGGAGGCTCTAG